TCGCTAGCCGCGAGTGGAAGGCCGAGAAACGACTCGCCATCGCCGAACGAGCCTACGGGCGTGGCTGGCGGTCGTACATCGACACGATGCGCCCCGACTGTCGGCATTTCGAACTCCGCAAGTCGGATCGCACCGCCCTGCCGTGGTGTACGGCGAAGGAGAAACGCCAGAGCGCCACCGAGTGTGCGGGCTCCTGTCCGCAGTTCGAACCCGAACCACCCGCGTGGCGATCACGCGGTTGGCCGATCGAGGGCGGTCCCGGGAAAGCGATACGGCGACTGTTGACCGACCGGCGCGAACGCCAGCGACCCAATGAATGACTACTCGTCGAGTGACTCGACGACCACGCTCTCGCGCTCGACGGCCAGCCGGAAGGTCGGCACCGTTTTCTGGATGACCTCGACGACGCCGCGGCGGGCGAGCCCGCGCAGCGCCGAGCGCACGTCCTCGGGCGCGGGGTCGATGTCGTGTGTGTCACGCAGTTTGTGGAGGACCGAGACGACGCTCTCGGCGCGTTCGTCCTCGTCGGCGACGACCGTGAAGACCTGCGCCTGGAGTTCGGGAACCGTCACCGTTCGCGGGCCGTCGCTGTCGGTGTCGGCCCCCACGAGGTCGGCGGCGTCGGCGGTCGCGCAGATCAGACTGTCCTCGTCGCGGTAGTAGAACGCCTTGAGTTCGCCTTCGAGGTACTGGTGGACCTCGCTGCCGCTGTCCATCCCCCAGCGCTCCTCGAGTTCGCCGTTCTTCGTCGGCTGGAGAGCCACCACGTCGGCGAGCCGTTCCCGTGCCTCCTCGGAGAGGGCCATCGGGCGGCGCTATGGCAAGCGGCTATAACTTCTTTCTGGAATCAGGTCACCGTTTCGCGGCTCGCTCTCGCCCCCGTGCGTGCAATACACACTCATCAAAGCAGCAACGTTACAAGCGCCCGGCCCCACGAACGGGTAACATGGGTCGGTACGAGTGTTCCGTTTCCAGTCCGAGCGTATCCATCTCCCCCCATCCATGACGGATGCGAACGCCGGCACCGACGCCGGGCGGCCCACGACCGCCGCGACCGACCGGCCCCGCCTCTCCGTCGAGGAGGCCGGCGACCTCGCTCGGACCGTCATCGGGAACACCGAGGAGGTCATCGTCGGCAGCCACGACGCCATCGAGCACATCGTGACGGCGATGCTCGCGCGCGGACACGTCCTGCTCGAAGACGTTCCTGGGGTTGGGAAGACGATGCTCGCGCGCGCGGTCGCGCGCTCGTTCGAGTGTTCGTTCTCTCGCGTGCAGTTCACGCCCGACCTCTTGCCGTCGGACGTGACCGGGGTGAGCGTCTTCAACCAAAAGACCCGGGAGTTCGAGTTCCGCTCCGGTCCCGTCTTCGCCAACGTCGTGCTCGGCGACGAGATCAATCGCGCCCCACCGAAGACCCAGAGCGCGCTCCTCGAAGCGATGGAGGAGAGCCAAGTCACCGTCGACGGGACGACGCACGCACTCGACGACCCCTTCACCGTGATCGCGACCCAGAACGCCGTCGAGCGCAATCGCACCTACGAACTCCCGATCGCCGAGGTCGACCGGTTCATGAAACGCCTCGAACTCGGCTATCCCGCGCCGGACGACGAGTCGGCGATGCTCGAGGAGGTGGTGGGAACCCACCCGATCGAGACGCTCGAACCGGTCGCCACGCTCGACCAACTCCGGGCCGCACGCGCGACCGTCGCCGAGATCACCGTCGAGGCTCCGGTACGGGAGTACGTCACCGGACTCGCGAATCATACCCGCGAGCGCGCCCAACTCGGGGTGAGTCCGCGCGGCTCGCTCGCCCTGCTCCGTGCCGGACAGGCACGCGCCGCCCTCGACGGCCGGAGCTACGTGCTTCCCGACGACGTCCAGCGCGAGGCGGTGGTGACGCTCGCCCATCGCGTGCGCCCGGTCGCGAACACCGAACAGACGGGTGAGGACGTGATTCGGGCGGCGCTGTCGGCGGTTCGAGTCGGATGAGACCGACGCGCCGTGCGCTCGGGCTCGTCGCGCTCTCCGCGCTCGCGCTCTGGCTCGCCGCCCGCTTCGGCGCGCGCTCGCTGAACGCGCTCGTCGTCCCGGCGCTCGTCGCGCTCGTCGGAGCCGCCGCCCAACTGCTCGTCGCCGACCGTCCCGCCGTCAGGCGACGCCAACCCGCTGCCGGCTTCCCCGGCGACGTCCGAGACGTCGAACTCACCGTCGAGACCGACGACCCGCTCACCGCACGCATCGACGAGCAGGTCGGTGATGGACTCCGCTCCTCGTTCGAGTCGACGACGCTGAGCGTTCCCACGACGGTCGAATACGAAGTCGAACTCGAAGCTCGCGGCGAACACCGACTCGGCCCGCTCGCGCTCACGGTGACGGACGTGTTCGGACTGCTCTCCAAGACCTTCGAGTACCCGAAACGCACGCCCGTGCTCGTCTATCCCCCGATCGAGGACCTCGCAAGTGGGGGCGTTCTCGGCGGTCCCGTCGAACACACCGACCAGCGCGAGCGCTTCGACGAACTCCGCGAGTACGTCCCCGGCGACAGCCTTCGGGACGTGCACTGGAAGTCGAGCGCGAAGCGCGACGACCTCGTGGTGATGGAGTTCGACGGCACACGCGAACTCACTGGAGTGAGTATCGCCGCCGAAGCGACCGCCGGCCACGCCGACGCGATGGCGAGCGCGGCCGCGAGCGTCGCCGTCTCGCTGCTCGATGCCGGTCTCGCCGTTTCGTTGTACTACCCGGACGGTGAAATCGAGCGCGCCGGCGGCGAACCACAGCGCGAGCGGGTGCTGAGCGCGCTCGCGCGGACGGGGGCGGGCCGCGTCGGGCGCGCGGCCGACGTCCGCGTGCTCGCCGACGACCGCGGTACGCGACTCACCGTCGAGGACCGTGAGTTACCGTTCGAGCACGTGGTCGGGGGATCGAGCGCCGTGGCCGACGGCGGCGCGACCGGCGGGGTGCGGTCGTGAGCACGGTGCGTCGGTCGTGGGTCGGCGACGGCTCGCGGCGCGCGCTCGCCCTCGGCGCGGCGGCGCTGCTGATGGCGTCGTATCTCTCGGTACTCGGACACGTCACGGACGTCGCCGGCGGCACCGACAGACTAACCCTGTTCGTCGCCGGCAGCCTGCTCGCGGCGACGCTGCTGGCGCGCTTCCTGCCGGCGTTCCTTGCGCCCGTCCTCGCCGCCGGATTGCTCACGGTCGGTCTCTGGAGCTACGTGCAGGCGGTGCCGAACGGCGAACTACTCCTCCAGTCGTTCGACGTCGTGCGTGCGGACGTGACCGCGCTCTTGACCGGGCTTTCGATACTCCGCATCGCGGAGGCGGGTGTCTGGGCGGTCGGCTTCGCGCCCGCGCCGACGTTCCTGACGTGGTATCTCGCACTCCGGCGGCGCTACGTGGCCAGCGCGCTCGTCGGCGGTGTGGCACTCTCGTTTTTCGTCCTCACCGGCGATGCGGGTCCGGTGGTGGTGCTCGTCGGCGCGGTCGGGGCCGCCGGTGTGATCGGTTTCGGCGACCTCGAACGCCACGGGGGGTCCGTCGGACAGGCCGAGACGCTCGTCGTCGTGCTCGCGGCGATGGTCGTGCTCGCGCCGCTCGTGAGCGTCGTCCCCGGCGGTGCCGCCGACCCGCTCGAATCCTCGGGCGGCGGCGGTACCGAGTCCATCGAGGCGGGACTGCTCGCGGGCGACGACGAGGTGAGTGTGCAAGGATCGATATCGCTCTCGCCGAAAGTCAGGTTCACCGTCGAGAGCAGCCGTGGCGACTACTGGCGTGTGGCGAGCTACGACCGCTACACCGGACAGGGATGGGTCAGAACCGGCGACGACCGGCCGTACAACGGCTCGCTCGCCGGCCCGCCCGGCGACGCGACACGGCTCACCCAGAACTACACGGTCGAGACGCCACTTTCGATCATGCCCGCCGCGTGGAAACCCACCGGCCTCTCGGGTGCCCCGGCCGAGAACGCCCGCGTGAGCGCGCTCGACGGTCTCCAGCCCGGCGGTCGGTTGGACAACGGGACGACCTACACCGTCGAGAGCCAGCGTCCGAACTGGACGGCCGACGAACTGCGCGCGGCCGAGCAGGACTATCCCGAGGGTCTTCGGAGCCGGTACACACAGTTGCCCGAGAGCACGCCCGAGCGCGTCACACGCCGGACAGACCGACTCACCGCGAACGCTGAAAGCCCCTACGAGACGGCGCGGACCATCGAGCGCTGGCTCGAAGGCTCGAAGAACTACTCGCTCAACGTCAGCCGGCCCGACGGAACCATCGCCGACTCGTATCTCTTCGAGATGAGCGCGGGCTACTGCACCTACTACGCGACGACGATGGCGACGATGTTGCGAACTCAAGGTATTCCGGCGCGGTTCGTGACGGGCTATACGCCGGGACAGCGCGTTTCGCCCGACGAGCGGGTGGTCCGCGGTCTCGACAGCCACGCGTGGGTCGAGGTGTACTTCCCCGAGACCGGCTGGGTGCGCTTCGACCCGACGCCGGCCGGACCCCGATCGGCCGTCGAGCGGAGCAACCTCGAAAACGCACGTGCGGGCAACGAATCGAACGTCGACACCAACCGATCGGCGGGCGACGAGTGGACGCCGACGCCCGAACCGACGTCCGCCGACGAAAGCGACGGTGCGACAGGGGCGAACGCCAGCGAATCGGCCGACGCCCGCGGCGTCGAACGACTCGCCGAACAGGAGGGTGCCGAGGCCACGAACGACTCCACGACGACGCCGGCTGGAGGGTCGAGTGCGGGCGGATCGCCGGCCGACGAATCGCCCTCGCTTCCGGAACTCCCGTCACCCTCGCGCGAGCAGGTGGCGTTCGCGCTCGTCGCGCTCGCCGGTCTCGTGGCGGGCGCACGCCGGCTCGGGCTTGACGAACGGTGCTACCGCGCGCTCTGGCTGCGCTACTGGCCGAGCGGGTCGCCGACCGCGACGGTCGAGGGAGCGTTCGAGCGTCTCGAATACCTGCTCGCCGACGAGCACCGTCCCCGACGGAACGGCGAAACCCCGCGGGAGTATCTCGCCGCCATCGGAGCCGACGAGCGCGCCCGACGAGTCGGCGAAATCTTCGAGCGCGCCCACTACGGCGGCACGGTGAGCGAGGCGGACGCCGACGAGGCGCGGGCGCTGGTCGAGAGGCTTCGTGCCGAGCGCACCCCCGTCATCGGCCGCTTTCGGCGTTCGCGCGAGCGTGGTCCCGACAGTATTTAATATGGCCATCTCGTATATCCCAGTGTAATGTCGGAAGTCTGCTCGACGTGCGGCCTGCCCCAGGAACTCTGCGTCTGCGAAGACGTCGCGAGAGAGTCCCAGCAGATCACCATCCGCATCGACGAGCGTAGATACGGAAAAGAGGTAAC
This window of the Halococcus sediminicola genome carries:
- a CDS encoding DUF58 domain-containing protein, whose amino-acid sequence is MRPTRRALGLVALSALALWLAARFGARSLNALVVPALVALVGAAAQLLVADRPAVRRRQPAAGFPGDVRDVELTVETDDPLTARIDEQVGDGLRSSFESTTLSVPTTVEYEVELEARGEHRLGPLALTVTDVFGLLSKTFEYPKRTPVLVYPPIEDLASGGVLGGPVEHTDQRERFDELREYVPGDSLRDVHWKSSAKRDDLVVMEFDGTRELTGVSIAAEATAGHADAMASAAASVAVSLLDAGLAVSLYYPDGEIERAGGEPQRERVLSALARTGAGRVGRAADVRVLADDRGTRLTVEDRELPFEHVVGGSSAVADGGATGGVRS
- a CDS encoding AAA family ATPase — encoded protein: MTDANAGTDAGRPTTAATDRPRLSVEEAGDLARTVIGNTEEVIVGSHDAIEHIVTAMLARGHVLLEDVPGVGKTMLARAVARSFECSFSRVQFTPDLLPSDVTGVSVFNQKTREFEFRSGPVFANVVLGDEINRAPPKTQSALLEAMEESQVTVDGTTHALDDPFTVIATQNAVERNRTYELPIAEVDRFMKRLELGYPAPDDESAMLEEVVGTHPIETLEPVATLDQLRAARATVAEITVEAPVREYVTGLANHTRERAQLGVSPRGSLALLRAGQARAALDGRSYVLPDDVQREAVVTLAHRVRPVANTEQTGEDVIRAALSAVRVG
- a CDS encoding transglutaminaseTgpA domain-containing protein, whose translation is MSTVRRSWVGDGSRRALALGAAALLMASYLSVLGHVTDVAGGTDRLTLFVAGSLLAATLLARFLPAFLAPVLAAGLLTVGLWSYVQAVPNGELLLQSFDVVRADVTALLTGLSILRIAEAGVWAVGFAPAPTFLTWYLALRRRYVASALVGGVALSFFVLTGDAGPVVVLVGAVGAAGVIGFGDLERHGGSVGQAETLVVVLAAMVVLAPLVSVVPGGAADPLESSGGGGTESIEAGLLAGDDEVSVQGSISLSPKVRFTVESSRGDYWRVASYDRYTGQGWVRTGDDRPYNGSLAGPPGDATRLTQNYTVETPLSIMPAAWKPTGLSGAPAENARVSALDGLQPGGRLDNGTTYTVESQRPNWTADELRAAEQDYPEGLRSRYTQLPESTPERVTRRTDRLTANAESPYETARTIERWLEGSKNYSLNVSRPDGTIADSYLFEMSAGYCTYYATTMATMLRTQGIPARFVTGYTPGQRVSPDERVVRGLDSHAWVEVYFPETGWVRFDPTPAGPRSAVERSNLENARAGNESNVDTNRSAGDEWTPTPEPTSADESDGATGANASESADARGVERLAEQEGAEATNDSTTTPAGGSSAGGSPADESPSLPELPSPSREQVAFALVALAGLVAGARRLGLDERCYRALWLRYWPSGSPTATVEGAFERLEYLLADEHRPRRNGETPREYLAAIGADERARRVGEIFERAHYGGTVSEADADEARALVERLRAERTPVIGRFRRSRERGPDSI
- a CDS encoding DUF5797 family protein, with product MALSEEARERLADVVALQPTKNGELEERWGMDSGSEVHQYLEGELKAFYYRDEDSLICATADAADLVGADTDSDGPRTVTVPELQAQVFTVVADEDERAESVVSVLHKLRDTHDIDPAPEDVRSALRGLARRGVVEVIQKTVPTFRLAVERESVVVESLDE